In Acipenser ruthenus chromosome 1, fAciRut3.2 maternal haplotype, whole genome shotgun sequence, the genomic stretch acacattttctttcatatgaTTACCAATATGTTTTCATTCtacaaattaagaacaaatatCCTAACTGCACTCAAGAAAGGTATTGCTTCTTAAAATCTATCTACCTATTTTTGAAGAGGGGTCCATTCTTTTTGTGAGTTGTGATTGGGGTTCCCTGTGTAAGTGCCAGTttagttaacattttaaatctccAACTACATAAAAAACCATGAAGGTTGTGAACATACTatatagtgtttatttttgtaaattatttattttgtggtaaTCTATTCTTCAGTGCAAATATGCTTAATTATCCCATCCTCTGACTCCTGCTCATGTTTCAGCTTGAGCCCCATCCTCTCTCCTGCTTCAATGTTTCAGCTTGAACACCATCCTCTGACTCCTGCTCCAGTGTTTCAGCTTGAACCCCATCCTCTGATTCCTGCTCGTGTTTCAGCTTGAACCCCAtcctctgattcctgcttgtgtTTCAGCTTGAACCCCATCCTCTGACTCTGCTCCAGTGTTTCAGCTTGAACCTCACCCTCTGACTCCTGCTCCAGTGTTTCAGCTTGAACCCCATCCTCTGATTCCTGCTCGTGTTTCAGCTTGAACCCCATCCTCTGACTCTGCTCCAGTGTTTCAACTTGAAGCCTATCGTCTCTCCTGCTTCACTGTTTAAGGATGAACCTCACCCTCTGACTCCTGCTCCAGTGTTTCAGCTTGAACCTCACCCTCTGACTCCTGGTCCAGTGTTTCAGCTTGAAACCTATCGTCTCTCCTGCTCCACTGTTTCAGCTTGAACCCCATCTTCTGACTCCTGCTCTAGTGTTTCAGCTTGAACCCCATCCTCTGACTCTGCTCCAGTGATTCAGCTTGAACCCCATCCTCTGACTCCTGCTCCAGTGTTTCATCTTGAACCCTATCATATCTCCTGCTCCACTGTTTCATCTTGAACCCCATCCTCTGACTATTGCTCGTGTTTCAGCTTGAAGCCCATCCTCTGACTATTGCTCGTGTTTCAGCTTGAACCCCATCCTCTGACTCCTGCTCCAGTGTTTCAGCTTGAACACCATCCTCTGACTCCTGCTCCAGTGTTTCAGCTTGAACCCCATCCTCTGACTCCTGCTCCAGTGTTTCAGCTTGAACCCCATCCTCTGACTCCTGCTCCAGTGTTTCAGCTTGAACCCCATCCTCTGACTCCTGCTCCAGTGTTTCAGCTTGAACCCCATCCTCTGACTCCTGCTCCAGTGTTTCAGCTTGAACCCCATCCTCTGAATCTGCTCCAGTGTTTCAGCTTGAACCCCATCCTCTGACTCCTGCTCCAGTGTTTCAGCTTGAACCCCATCCTCTGACTCCTGCTCTAGTGTTTCAGCTTGAACCCCATCCTCTGACTCTGCTCCAGTGTTTCAGCTTGAACCCCATCCTCTGACTCTGCTCCAGTGTTTCAGCTTGAACCCCATCCTCTGACTCCTGCTCCAGTGTTTCAGCTTGAACCTCACCCTCTGACTCCTGCTCCAGTGTTTCAGCTTGAAACCTATCGTCTCTCCTGCTCCACTGTTTCAGCTTGAACCCCATCCTCTGATTCCTGCTCTAGTGTTTCAGCTTGAACCCCATCCTCTGACTCCTGCTCCAGTGTTTCAGCTTGAACCTCACCCTCTGACTCCTGCTCCAGTGTTTCAGCTTGAAACCTATCGTCTCTCCTGCTCCACTGTTTCAGCTTGAACCCCATCCTCTGACTCCTGCTCCAATGTTTCAGCTTGAACCCCATCCTCTGACTCCTGCTCCAATGTTTCAGCTTGAACCCCATCCTCTGACTCCTGCTCGTGTTTCAGCTTGAACCCCATCCTCTGACTCTGCTCCAGTGTTTCAGCTTGAACCCCAccctctgattcctgcttgtgtTTCAGCTTGAACCCCATCCTCTGACTCTGCTCCAGTGTTTCAGCTTGAACCCCATCCTCTGACTCCTGCTCCAGTGTTTCAGCTTGAACCCCATCCTCTTATTCCTGCTTGTGTTTCAGCTTGAACCCCATCATCTGACTCTGCTCCAGTGTTTCAGCTTGAAGCCTATCGTCTCTCCTGCTTCACTGTTTCAGTATGAACCTCACCCTCTGACTCCTGCTCCAGTGTTTCAGCTTGAACCTCACCCTCTGACTCCTGCTCCAGTGTTTCAGCTTGAAACTTATCGTCTCTCGTGCTCCAGTGTTTCAGCTTGAACCCCATCCTCTGACTCCTGCTCCAGTGTTTCAGCTTGAACCCCATCCTCTGACTCCTGCTCTAGTGTTTCAGCTTGAACCCCATCCTCTGACTCCTGCTCCAGTGTTTTAGCTTGAACCCCATCCTCTGACTCCTGCTCCAGTGTTTCAGCTTGAACCCCATCCTCTGACTCTGCTCCAGTGTTTCAGCTTGAACCCCATCCTCTGACTCCTGCTCCAGTGTTTCAGCTTGAACCCCATCCTCTGACTCCTGCTCCAGTGTTTCAGCTTGAACCCCATCCTCTGACTCCTGCTCCAGTGTTTCAGCTTGAACCCCATCCTCTGACTCCTGCTCCAGTGTTTCAGCTTGAACCCCATCCTCTGACTCTGCTCCAGTGTTTCAGCTTGAACCCCATCCTCTGACTCCTGCTCCAGTGATTCAGCACTGGCATTCTGCCTTTGCCCATCAGGACTGGCATATAAACAAAATGAAGCCTAGCACTGAGCATAGAAGACTGAATTGTTTGGGTACAGCTGCTGTAGTAGGTTGTTCATTTCATTTAAGCCTagatatattgtatttatatctCAAGTGTCCATCCTTCACATATGCACATTATCGTCTTTTAGTCTTCCCTGCAAATGCCATGATCGTGATATGAGTCACTTTTCTCATGTCTCTGGTGAAAACATTAGCAGAAATGTTTGTATACTGActttcttaaagagtaagtagcggggttccgaaaaatatatcATTACACCTCCGCACGTTGTAGGTTACATAGACattatatattgcaaatgtcgtggactctcttatgttcttatgatattgtatattaacaggaatctacattgaatgaacttagctttgcctagcgataacgatcaacctaacacATTGAATGCATcagcactcaggaaacaaaaggctaatcaaactCGTCTCTGCGATTGAATTACCCAGTCTAGTGAGAGAATGGTGGCCTAAcataggagtctgaaagagagGAAAATTAACACTTTAAATACCTTGaagatttagagatttaagacaaatttcaaATCATgttgatttaataccactatgagtacaagatgcaagtgtttttattcttaaattgcctaacaagtatagaataacccaggtaataaatccctaagagaattaaactttccaatgtctaaccaaagtcgcaacccaacatgtttggtgtctaaagaaatgaaatttcttatggtaaaaataacaggaattcagaataaaatctgaattatttagcaaaagttatgcacgttttaaaagtttcccctttccagattatgataatgaactaatcagacagatgaaggggggagcaatcaatcaagattTCAAGCCCATTCGCTACCaaatagccaatcggagcatgcagcgggaaattcaaataatctctttgtttgaaaagtataaaagccgACTGTAAGCGTTAGCTCCTTGCCCCCTGCTCTGCCCCCTGCGTTAGCCCCTGCTCTGCCCCCTGCGTTAGCCCCTGCTCTGCCCCCTGCGTTAGCCCCTGCTCTGCTCCCTGCGTTATCCCTCTGCGCTATCCCCTGACCGCGGATCCCTGCTCGCTCagactctaagaaactacaagactgcacctggagccctcagctctcagtatttatccatcaaggttgggggccctgacactcggagaaacacaaggtaacagaatgctgaaagtgactgcttttcaggctaggtaacaatactcttaaatatctattcaggtattgtgtgacccattgttgtgtcagtatgtgttggtatttctttggtaaattgttgttttaaatcttcgttctcattgtaatgcttttaatgtgattttaattgtgtaactgttttgtgtgattttcaaacttatattgttgcatgcttaataaataccatctttctaagaagagattcccagtattgagtcatGTTGAACAtacacgatttatgaactttgaacagtctggaatgtggtgtgtttttggcttgttgtaacgtgtaaatcctccatcgttttcagagagcgatattaaaaacgggtttgtacattataataggacactgtttattgtagaggtcccaccgagatctcgactatcgaaggtatctctttatcccctacagtttttggaggtccttttaatttattgctcttaagaatatattaactgcctacaatagtacccacaacgtgttgccacaactgtttaaataacatatctatattttttcttttcattgttaacatcctgacaactttttacacatataactttaaagtctgtttcaaagctctttttgaaATGGCCGCTCCAGTGCACTgctagtgtcaggattattgcccacattgtcaaacaggtaacacagcaacaacgatccatgatgtggtacagaagagaaaagccagagcacttgttatttttttattattatttttaatcacttTTCCTGTAGTGATTTAGAGCAGCGGGTCTCAAACTGGGGGGTGcagactgtatcctggggggggggcaggaggttcagggtttttttattattaattattattatttttttaattacagcgcacatcttaacctaggctataccgTATAACGGGCGGGTGttttatttgggctttattggctattttgattggatcgtcaataatacttccaccaatcagaaggTTGCATACAGTACTCGTAGCGATCCCACCCTCTGACacactggtatacagaacagattaaagaaataagagaaataaagtgtcagatatcaaagtggatatgagaccACTTATCAAACGGGACTTCTTATCAACACGGGGACATAGTTTAAACAAAGACATAaataccacccccccccctccccaaccacacacacagacacacacacacacacacacacagacacacacacacacacacagacacacagacacacacacacagacacacagacacacacacacagacacacagacacccagacacagacacacacacagacacacacacagacacacacacagacacacacagacacacacacgcatacacacacacagacacacacacagacacatacacacacacaggcacacacacacacacacacagacacacacacacatacacacacacacagacacacagacatacacacacagacacacacacagacacacacacacagacacacacacacagacacacacacagacacacacagacacacacacacacacagacacacacatacacacacagacacacacactcacacacagacacatacacacagacacatatacacacacacacagacacatatacacacacagacacatacacacacacacatacacacacgtagacacacacatacacacacacacagacacatacacacacacagacactataaaatgtctataaaaatcatatttgttttttattccttGGTTACCATGGTACACACCAGAAAGGACACAAGTATTAAACacaatttgtttctttaataaactctggttatcaCAATGCAAACATTGAAGCATAAAGGCTCAGAATAAATGACTCAAAGCGAGATAACAGAGCGTGCAGTCGATGCAGGGGGCGAGGCAGAAAAACAGCAGAACGCCCGACGCACCTGGCCCTGCTCTGTGGCCCGTGTCGTCTTGATCAGAGAGCGAAGGTGGTTCCAAAAAAGAGCCCTGAAGACAGATTTGTGGTGGAATTGGATAAACAGAGACctgttaaaacaacaacaataaagaattagtactttaaaaaaaaagatgatcataattcaaacagagacacacacaaccaCTGTCCGTCCAATAGTTCACAAATGCTGAGGTACACCTTGTAAGAAACCAGGTCCCTGAGGAAGCCACTAGATGAAACGTTTCTCTTCTAGATTTCgttttgtatacattttacattaccaATAACCATCAGTGACACGCATATGCTTTAAAGAAATAGGAAACTCTCTATAACATATGTGTTCATTAATTTGTACTTACATATTTaggaattttaaaacagtttgtgctcgagaagctgccctgccataacttaaaaaacaagaccatataTGCATTATAGAATAGATACATAGATTGGAAACTTAACATGGCAACACTATTGAGcgcacagtgactgaaggggatatacaaGTCTACAGTACCGTCCAAAATCACTAGTTTCCTATAGTAAACGGCACagtagtttcttttcttttttttaatgtggcaATGTACCCCTGTATAAGACCCGTTTCTGCCCAACCCTATCCAGACAACGACTTTCTGTTTGTTGAGACAACGTGAACTGATCAGGACACACTGAATACCAAGTCAGCAGATTGCTTCCCTTGCCGTTCTAGTAAAGGAATGATCTGGCATGCAGAAGGTTTCATGCGCTGGGTGTAATAGTGAAATGCTTACCCGTATAACAATTGCAAAACAGCTTCGTTTCAAGAAAGCGCCTGACCCCGTCCAGGGTCCTGaaatgctgctgtgtgtgtgtgtgtgtgtgtgtgtgtgtgtgtgtgtgtgtgtgtgtgtgcgtgcgcgcgcgcgtgtgtgtgtgtttattttttattttttattttttttcctaaggTCTGTGCACAGGCTCAGTGCGCGCAAGACGCCGACGTTTGTTGAGTTATATGTCTGATTGTCTGTGTGCATGTGCGATCATGCTACCGTGTCCACTGAAGAGGACGCTTTCAGCACGGATGTGCTACCCGGGCGCATACGCTTGATTCTGGAAATGTGTTTCTTGATTAATCTCTGGAACTTGTTTTTTTCGGGCGTTGGCGCCGGTCTTTCTGTGCCGAAGGAAGAAAGTGGCGATGGAGGGGAGGAAGATGACGACAGACTGCTTTTACAGATCGCGTCCCAGGACACGGATCGGCTGGATTGTGTGGTATCTTCACTCTGGGCTGTGTGCTGCTGTTTGGAGCCGCTGAGCGGGCTCGAGCGACTCCTAAATAGCGAGTTGCTCTTCTTCCTCTGGGAGAGCAGAGTCCTGATGTCGTTGGGATCTTGCTCGAAGAACAGGGACTCCTTTCTTCTAATGTTAGGGCTTTCCCCCAGCGCCAGGAACCCGTAAGGAGTGGTGACTTTGGCGAGGTGCGGCAGTGAGAGCGCTGCTCTGGTGGCAGGATCGGAGTGATCTGACGCCCGTTCCAGATACAGTGGAAACAGCGCCCCGTCGAAGGACTGGAGTGACATATTTTTGCAAAGAGTTTTCTTGTTGGACTTGTTGCAGGTGTCCCAGTCGCTTCTTCGCGGGCGGGCGATCCCTTTCAGCTCCCCCGAGCCTCTCTTCCATTCAGACTTGGGCTTATTATCTTCAGGGCACACCTGCACTATGAAATGTTCCACGTCCAGTGAAGGTATGAAGAACTTAGGGATGCGGTCGGGGGTCACTACGATGCTGAAGATGTCTTTGCTCTTAAGACACGGAGGCTTCCCGGGGTTCTTGCTGGGTTTCAGACTGGTCCAGCTCAGCATGCTGTCGATGGCGCTCTTCACGGAGACCTGAGAAGTTGACAGCATTGTCCTGTTTACTGCTGAAGGGAGGCAGCGAATATTAAGACAGGCTTCCCCAAGCGCTTTATATAGAACCATAACTTAAGTGACGTCTTTGGAATGATTGACATCATTGATCATACAGCTTCAGCTTGCCAGACAGTAACTGCGCCCTCCTTTGTGAACTCGCTCCATCTGTGCCTGCTTAGTGGTCTTTTTATACCCGTGTGCTTTATCTTATTCAACACGTCGCTTTGGctttaaacagacagaaaaacTCACTTGTTTAGCGTTATTTAATGACACTAAGATCAGTAAGCACTTCAATGCTAAACTTCTAGTCACTTCCTTAAAGCAGGGAATGCAGCACGGACCGCATTGGTCGAGTTCTCTCTCTTAGAAAGGTTTACCGCGATATCTTTGCTTAGTATTTTTGCTGTTTTCCACAGTGATTTTAACATGTATACTATATATTTACCCTAGTTTCCCATGTTTatacatatgctttaccatacgaCACTGTACTTTACAGTGCTTGTCTATGCTTTGTCATGCGTTCACTATGCTTACACTTCCTATattttggtaaacttttataaggactaACCTTATCATTATTATAGTTATTTCAGGTAAACCGAAAAATTCCAAACATAGCCCCAACCTTCGTCATTATTAACAGATAACACAGGGAGACCAAGATAATTACAGACTTCTGTATAGCGTAGTAAAGTGCGGTGCAGTGTGCAGACTATTTCAATATCGTGGTAAAGCGAGCACGCTATTTCAATATCTTAAAGTGAGCACGCTATTTCAATATCTTAAAATGAGCACGTTATTTCAATATCTTAAAGTGAGCACGTTATTTCAATATCTTAAAGTGAGCACGCTATTTCAATATCTTAAAGTGAGCACGCTATTTCAATATCTTAAAGTGAGCACACTATTTCAATATCGTGGTAAAGTGAGCACGCTATTTCAATATCTTAAAGTGAGCACGCTATTTCAATATCTTAA encodes the following:
- the LOC131740094 gene encoding uncharacterized protein LOC131740094 produces the protein MVLYKALGEACLNIRCLPSAVNRTMLSTSQVSVKSAIDSMLSWTSLKPSKNPGKPPCLKSKDIFSIVVTPDRIPKFFIPSLDVEHFIVQVCPEDNKPKSEWKRGSGELKGIARPRRSDWDTCNKSNKKTLCKNMSLQSFDGALFPLYLERASDHSDPATRAALSLPHLAKVTTPYGFLALGESPNIRRKESLFFEQDPNDIRTLLSQRKKSNSLFRSRSSPLSGSKQQHTAQSEDTTQSSRSVSWDAICKSSLSSSSSPPSPLSSFGTERPAPTPEKNKFQRLIKKHISRIKRMRPGSTSVLKASSSVDTVA